The following DNA comes from Chitinophagaceae bacterium.
CTACGAAGCAGGAAAAATATCTTATATGAGAACTGATTCTGTTAATCTTTCTGACGAAGCTATAGAGAAAATAAAAAATCAAATACAAACATTATATGGAGAAAATTTTGTAGAAATCCGAAGGTATAAAACAAAATCAGAATCCGCACAAGAAGCCCATGAAGCAATACGCCCTACCGACTTTTCAGTTACCTCAACAGGAAAAGACGATACAGAAAAAAAACTCTACAACCTTATATGGAAAAGAACCATTGCTTCCCAAATGAAAGACGCACAGATAGAAAAAAACATTGTTACTATAAAAATATCTACTACATCTGAAAAATTTATTGCCACAGGAGAAACTATTCTTTTCGAAGGATTTCTTAAAGTATATTCTGTATCAAAAGAAGAAGATGATGACGAGGAAAAAGAAAGTGATATACTCCCGCCCATGCAAATAGGAAACGTCTTATATTCTCAAAAAATATATGGAAAACAAACATTCTCAAAACCAAAACCACGTTATTCAGAACCTACTTTAGTAAGAGAAATGGAAGAATTAGGTATAGGAAGACCATCTACATACGCCCCAACCCTCGCTACTATTGTAAAAAGAGAATATGTCATAAAAGAATCAAGAGAAGCAAAAGAAAGAAAATTTATAGAAATAACTCTCATAAAAAACATCATAGAAACAAAAACGCTTATGGAAAAATATGGTTCTGAAAAATCAAAATTATTCCCTACCCAATTAGCATTTACAGTCAATAGTTTCTTAATACAACATTTTCCGGATATTGTGGATTATAATTTTACAGCAAATATTGAAAAAGAATTTGATGAAATTGCTGACGGAAAAATACAATGGCAGGATATGATAGAAAATTTTTATACTCAGTTTTTACTAAGTGTTGAAAATACTCAAAACATAGAACGAAGTTCTTTCAATCAAGAACGTATTTTAGGAATAAATCCCACCACAGGAGATAAGATAACAATAAAAACAGGAAGATTTGGAGCTTTTGCACAAATGGGAGAAAATACAGATGAAAAAAAAGCAAAGACCTCTGCTCTCAAAAAAGGACAATACATGGAAAATATTACTCTTGAAGAAGCAATGGAACTTTTTAAACTACCTAAAAATATAGGTTTGTACGAAAATGAAACAATGTCCGTTAACATCGGTAAGTATGGTCCCTATATAAAGCATAAAGATGAATTCTATAGTATAGGAAAAGAAAAAGACCCCATTACATTAACCGAAGAAGAAGCAATTACTATCATAGAAGCACTACGAATACAAAAAAACAATAAAATACTCAAACAATTTTCTGAAAATAATGAAATACAGATTCTCAATGGAATATATGGACCGTATATTAAATTTCAAAGGAAAAATATAAAAATGCCCAAAGGAAAAAAACCTGAAGACATTACTTATTTAGAATGTTTAGAACTCATAGAAAAAGCACCAGAATCACAAAAAAAAAATATAAAAAATAAAAAAAATAAATTATCATAAAACGTAAAAAACATGTTAGATTTTCTAAAAGACAACTATTTAATTATCCTTGCCATTTACTTTTTAATAAAACCCTTATTGCAAAAAACAAAACCTAAACAAGAAGAAAATAAGAATCAACCCGAGTACTCCCCGGAATCAAAAAATCCTGAACCTCAATCTTTTAGCGATATGATGAAAGAACTTTCTCAATCGATGCAAAACAATAAAAAACAAACCACCACTCCTCAACCTCTTACTATTCCTACCACTCCTCAAAAGGATACTGACTTAAAAAAAATATTCGCAAAAAATACTACTGAACGAGAAAAGATAAGTTTTGAACCCTATAAAATAGACGAAGCTCCCAGAAATTACGAATCACCGTATGCGAAGAAACCAATAAATAATAAGACAGAGAAACAAAAATCAAAACTGATACCATATCTTAAAAAACGGAGCATTGTGGATACATTATCTCATCCGGAAACTATAAGAGAGGTTTTTATTTTCAATGAAATTATTCAAAGAAAATACCATTAATATGCAAATGCGACCTTTTCAAATAGAGAGATACTTTGCACAGTACGAATTTTCTACAAAATACATAATGGGAGCATCTGACTGTGATGGGTATTCCTTAGAATATATTTTAAATAATGCTGATGAAATAGAAATAGATGCATGGAAA
Coding sequences within:
- the topA gene encoding type I DNA topoisomerase is translated as MSKNLVIVESPSKAKTIEGYLGEEYIVKSSLGHVRDLPKNDKAIDVSNRFTPTYEISSDKKEVIKSLKALSSKADTIYLASDDDREGEAISWHLKEALGLQSTNTKRIVFREITKKAVLNAIKNPRDIDIDLVNAQQARRILDRLVGFKLSPLLWSKIRSRLSAGRVQSVAVRMIVEREREIEKFNSSSVFKIFGFFSFENEKIIKAELSKTFSTEEEATIFLKKCIGAEYSIENLEKKIAKRSPSSPFTTSTLQQEAGNKFGFSVVQTMRVAQSLYEAGKISYMRTDSVNLSDEAIEKIKNQIQTLYGENFVEIRRYKTKSESAQEAHEAIRPTDFSVTSTGKDDTEKKLYNLIWKRTIASQMKDAQIEKNIVTIKISTTSEKFIATGETILFEGFLKVYSVSKEEDDDEEKESDILPPMQIGNVLYSQKIYGKQTFSKPKPRYSEPTLVREMEELGIGRPSTYAPTLATIVKREYVIKESREAKERKFIEITLIKNIIETKTLMEKYGSEKSKLFPTQLAFTVNSFLIQHFPDIVDYNFTANIEKEFDEIADGKIQWQDMIENFYTQFLLSVENTQNIERSSFNQERILGINPTTGDKITIKTGRFGAFAQMGENTDEKKAKTSALKKGQYMENITLEEAMELFKLPKNIGLYENETMSVNIGKYGPYIKHKDEFYSIGKEKDPITLTEEEAITIIEALRIQKNNKILKQFSENNEIQILNGIYGPYIKFQRKNIKMPKGKKPEDITYLECLELIEKAPESQKKNIKNKKNKLS